CCCGCTTTCGCCCTCATTTCCATATTATTAACAGACTCAGGTTTGTTTTCATGTAAATATTAATGATAACTAAACTGATCATTCAGACCATCCTAGCATAAGTGCAGTCCGGCGCCTCCTGTGGTGTCTGTGGTGAACTGCAGCAGCGTGTTGATGCGTTACCGTCGGCGGCGCTGCAGCGGCTCACCGCCTCCCACAGCACCAGCCCCACGGCGTACATGTCGATCCGGAGGAAGGCGTCTCTCTGGAAGTTGATGGCTCCCTCCAGGACCTCCGGAGCCATGTAGCGCCTGGTGCCCACCTGCACAGAGAGCCCAGATGAggcgcggcggcggcggcggatCACCTGCGGCGGCTCAGCTGCAGCTCCGCACGCCGCCTCACCTGTCCGTGCGTCTCTCCAGGCGGCTGCCCCGGCTTGAAGAGGACGGCCAGGCCGAAGTCGGCGATGACGGCGGTGAGGTCTGAGCGCAGGAGGACGTTCTTGCTCTTAAAGTCCCTGAGAAGGAACAGAACCCGTCAGAACAGAACCTTGAGGTACATTCTGAGGTCCGGTACCAGAACCGGTTCTGCCTGGATCGTGTCCCGGACCTGTGAGCCACGGCCGGTTTGTGGCGGTCTCCTCTCAGGTGGGGGATGTCCTCATGGAGGTAGGCCAGGCCGCGGGCCATGGACTCAGCGATGTGGCACAGCTCGGTCCAGCTGACCGCGTTCGCCTTCAGGAAGTCCGACAGGGAGCCCTGCACACACACTCTGGTTtcactggtttcactggtttcACTGGACCCCCAGGGCGGGCAGGCCGTCCTTCCTCACCCTCTCGTGGAACTCGCTGATGAGCCACAGTTCGCTCCCTCGTCTCTCGGCCGCGATGAACCTCAGGATGTTGTGGTTCCTCATCCCCGGCGTCAGGAACACGTCTCTCTCGCTCTGCCACGActcctggttctgttcagaggaggaagaggagttaGACAGAGACGGCCCAGCAGGATCCACGGACCATCCTTCCGGCTCGGCACCTGGCTGGCGAAGATCTTCACAGCCACGTATTCATTCAGGATCTGGCCCTTCCACACGCAGCCAAAGCGCCCCCTAGCTttcagctccagcagctgcagcggcTTCAGCCCCAGCAGGGGGGAGGCGGGAACAGGACCGGGATCCTGGAGGACCAGAAGGATTTATTCACCGTGGATCAAACTGGACCTGGCTGATGCAGTACCGGCAGAGCGCCACCTAGTGGAGCTCTGACGCGCAGCTCCTCCCTGACCTCCACGTTTCCATATGGAGGCTTCCGGCATCGGTACGTCCAGACGGCGAGGAGCAGAACCACGGACAGCATGGCGGCCGACGCCAGGCAGTAGATCAGGATGTCCAGCGCCCTGGTGGGCGGAGCCTCCATCACTGAGACACAGGTAAACAGGAGAACAGGTAAACAGGAGAACAGGTAAACAGGAGACACTGGTAAACAGGAGACACTGGTAAACAGGGGAACAGGTAAACAGGAGAACAGGTAAACAGGAGAACAGGTAAACAGGAGGCACAGGTAAACAGGGGAACAGGTAAACAGGAGGCACAGGTAAACAGGAGGCACAGGTAAACAGGAGAACAGGTAAACAGGAGACACTGGTAAACAGGGGAACAGGTAAACAGGAGGCACAGGTAAACAGGAGAACAGGTAAACAGGAGGCACAGGTAAACAGGAGACACTGGTAAACAGGGGAACAGGTAAACAGGAGAACAGGTAAACAGGAGAACAGGTAAACAGGGGAACAGGTAAACAGGAGAACAGGTAAACAGGAGAACAGGTAAACAGGAGGCACAGGTAAACAGGGGAACAGGTAAACAGGAGGCACAGGTAAACAGGAGGCACAGGTAAACAGGGGAACAGGTAAACAGGAGAACAGGTAACAGGTAAACAGGAGGCACAGGTAAACAGGAGGCACAGGTAAACAGGAGAACAGGTAACAGGTAAACAGGGGAACAGGTAAACAGGAGAGCAGGGGAACAGGAGACACAGGTAAACAGGGGAACAGGTAAACAGGGGAACAACTATGCACTTCCAGGAACTTTTCTAGCATTCAGTTCATTTCATCAAGAAGCAGCCACTCACAGTGAGGATCAGGTAAAGCGCCTcatgcatcacttcctgttcagtCTTAGGTATTAAGACGGGGGACCGGGCTGCCCAAAGACAGGCAGAGCGGGAATCAAACTGGCAACCCGCCGCTGATCCTCTCGTTCAGtcctgctgacctctgaccttcagcCAGAGAAATGCTCCctgatttaaaaactttatcCGGTGCTTGTTGCCCCAGTCAGCAGATTCATCCTCCACATAAACATCAAGCTGTTAAGCAGGAAGTTAAGAGATGAAACCTTGTGGATCCTCCGTTCAGCTTGTTGAATATTATTTaaaccaaatgaaaataaaaagctactGTATGTTTCATCattattgtgatttaaaaacttACAGGTCAGAATAAattattatgggatgttttaACTCTGTCTGTCAAAATGGCCGACATCTTCTGAGGTCGCTCAGTCAGATGTCCTATTCCAAACCTCTGAGATCTGGAAGACGACTCTCCTCTTCAATGGACCAACCAACAGCTGAGTTCGGCCCATTGGACCGGCCCGGTTGGGACCgatgcaaaaacatttgaccCAAATTTGACCCCAGGTCTTCCCCGGCAGTGATGACGGGGTTAAGGTCCTGGTACCGGCGGTACCACCAGTAAACGGACTCACCTGGGCTGCTGAGGTCAGGCAGGTGGGTGAAGTTCTGATTGCAGAAGTTTCcttcacagcagcagaagaaaacctGGGGAGTTTCCTCCGTCGCCACGCAGTCCAGCCTGGAGGCAAACAGGAGGAATGAATGAAAACGGTTCTGATGTTTCATCCAACAATCAGAACCAGAGAAGTCGGGTCTCATCTGAACAAATCCTCCAGACCAGCAGCATTTGGCTAAAATCTACCCAACAACAGGTGACCTTCACCTGGGCCAaggtcaatcaatcaatcaaatgttatttgtatagcacatttcagcagcaggcattcaaagagctttacatcataacaaacagaaacacaatgaaacatggaatcaataatcaaaacacgacattaagtcaagttccatcaataaatttgtaattgattacgtttcaaataaacaggtgggtttttagtggagtttcatccataaaggtttacctgttacactcctactgtgttatatggaacaacattcctgctgctatttttattcacaaTCACACACAGGTCAGGCTGCAGAAATGACAGGAAGTCACTGCAGAGAtacagtgagtgtgtgtgttaatgtgtgtgttggggtgtgttaatgtgtgtgttggggtgtgttaatgtgtgtgttagtgtgtcaCAGTGTGTGTACCGGTCGTAGCAGTTGAAGTCGTCCAACCAGCATCCTTTCTTCAGCAGCTCCATGGATCCTGATTGGTTCCTCCAGGAGGCGTAGCAATGTGAGCGTTTGTCCTCCTCGCCCTCACACACCTCCACGCCGCTCCGGTTGGTTTTCTCCGCCTCGTAGTTCACGTTGTAGTACTGGCACTCCCTGGTGGGGCCCTCGCTGGGGCCCAAACCTGCAGCACGGGGTCAAAGGGTCAGAGTATAACCTGCCCGTTTGCCTCTGATAAAGAGGAAGCATCAGCTGCTTCCTGGTAAATGTTTGTTCTGGACCGTTAGCAGGTGCTGCAGTACCACAGGCGGCCACAGGGGGCAGCAGGACGACAGAAACGGGATTTTCTCAAAGTAAGAGCAGAGGAAGACCTGGAGGCTCAAACTGAACCAAGTGATTTATGGTTCCAGTAATGccagaattaataataaataataaagactttgtggtatTCAGATTTAGTAATGCAATTAtcttagttgtgttaccaccccacgccactagaggcagtatcaggcccgaaaagatgccactaaggagcagatttagaagttcacagaaagctacagaatctgttaaaaactgtgagctgcgctgaaataaataaaagaaaaaagttcaaatacatgctgagagtgaaaatccttcctaaaggtgaaaatatatcacagatttcaaaagaaaataaaaacaggagaaactgataatataggaaatagcgcccccttcatttccggagtgcaatggtcccatttccaaataaggtctgagactgacagtggtccgtcccgcccttcctgtttgctgcagccaggTTCTTCTCAACtgaacagaggaagaggagaagctTCATTCCCAGCTTCATCTTCCttcggttctgatccagttggTCTGGAAACACGGCCcagtcagaaccaaacaggtTCTGGACAGGAACCAGTGGCTCGGTGGTGGAGGCCTGGTGATGTAGGATTGAGATGTggaggttctgttggacctccgGGTCGGCCCGGTTGGGTCGGCATGACGACCTGAGACAGCTGCTGGCCGACGGGAGAGTGTGAGAACGGCTTTAAACTCAGACACATTAGCATGTCTGAGCGCGACCTTTGACCCccgtgtttctgatgctaatcaCCAATCATCAGGAGGCTGTGagtcaggggtcagaggtcactcaGAGTCAGAGGCATCTGCTGCCGATTGTTCCTGTGGAGGAGGAAACCctgggaacacacacacacacacacacacacacacacacccacacaccctgCTTCACCCCGGTCTGATTTCTCCTGCTGCGTTACGTCTTCATGTTTCTGAGGATAAATCGGTTTtaacctgcagcagcaggaagtgatgtcacagTGATGTCATCAATATAAACGTTTTTCAGGAGGAATGAAACCTTCAGAGGACAAAGTTTCAGGGTgtaaaatatagaataaaatgttttaatacttaaaaacagtttaaacatCAGAAGATTTAATCCATAATGTCCTGGaagagcagaaatattaaaatagattAAAGATCACAGAATTAAACacgttttaatgttttccaacTTTCATCCtgaagtttgtttcatttcctgATTTTAGATGTTTATGATTTCTAGAtgataaaataaagtttcatttcTAAGAACAGAAAATCTGAACCAGAAGCTGAAATCCTCCTGAGATTCTGATGGGGTGAAACGCGTCTccacctgcagcagctgaagcTTTAAGTCTCATCAGTTCATCCAGATTAGTTAAACCTGGTCACAGCTGCGACTGCAAAGCCTTCTGGGTAATGTAGTGTTTAGGATCTTTCTAATCCTAATCTGTGTGAGACAGAAAGTTTCTAACATCTCCCTGAAGGTTTGGTCCTGGTCCATGTTGTCgtggaaaaaaatactatttccaatcACTGTTGaggtgaaatcactcagtcaggtttattcatatattgttcACAATACAGAgaagcttgtaggacaatcagtgatgaagcaggtctggatgaaaagctgccaggcagagaaacacatgagttttatacaaagGGATCCTAAGCCTGgaaacagactggttcccatgcagaCTGGTCCCCAtgcagactggttcccatgcagactggttcccatgcagaCTGGTCCCCATGCAGACTGGTTCCAATGCAGACTGGTCCCCATGCAGACTGGTCCCCAtgcagactggttcccatgcagctgggaaaaacaacgtccaactttgtacatgtaacccaaatagtttaACTTGGTGGAAATATACAGAACTTAGAATAACATATAGCAACacaactagcaggtgtgaccttacttaattttttccacTACATTTCCCCCCTTTTGAATATACTGTaagtaaatatgtaatatttaatattaatcataCGTCAAATTTATTCCATCCCACTGATTATATAAAAGGAAATTTCTACAATTTTTATGGTGAGAAGTAAAGATTATCCCATACATTTTAAGACATTACATATTCATTTAGTCATTGAAACATTATTCTGTacgatgaaacaaaaacatataagCAAGATAGGAAAAACCTCCCggcattcatccattcatcctgTAACCACATGATTGTGTTTAGCAAATAGGTGGAAGCTCTCAGAGACAGGGAATCAGAGACAGGTCCTTCCTTCCACTTCTGTCTGTGATGATGTTGTCTTACTGTCCAAACCTGTCGAATTCGCTTTCTCAAGTTTTCAGACGGTGAAACACACATTAACACCTCCTGTCGAGACGCCACTCCGTACCATCAAGCCAGGTGATTGGGTCGTGGTGAAAGACTTCAGGACCATTGGGACTCCAAACGCTGGCAGGGAAAATTTCCAGAGCTGCTCGTCACACCTACAGCTGTTAAGGTGGCGGAGAGGGCGACGTGGCTGAACGCCAACCACTATAAGAGGGTCGAGACAACGCCATCCTGGGGTCCAACAGTCGACAGAACAACAGACCAAGGAGGACGACGCGCAACTTTCTGGATGAGGACGACTTACTTTACTGCTGCTGGTGTTGAGTGCTGGTAACCTCTGACACCCAAAGAGGAAATGATGCAACAAAGGAATACGGAAGAGATGAACAtaacaacaaacatttgttgcttttgtacGTTAAAAGGCTCCACAACCAAAGAACTATTGCTGGTCCACTGGCGAGTGGTCGAAGTGGGGAGtgaagaataaatatatatattaaaaatgttccagagagagaaagaagaaagaacaaGGACGTTCATTATGACAGAATCACGTCTTCATCTTGTGTTggttatttctaattttgttgtacttttattCCAGCTGATGATGAAGATGGTGCTGCTATCCTAGCTTAGCTTTCCTGTACTGCTGTGCAGTTCACAGAAATgtctgtttcacaaaaacaaatgcttatcctttctgcatgttctacatatgcattttatatttagattttatttttcatttgatctggaaatgatttttttttcctttttagtttttttctttttaagtttagtTGTTGTAAGGTATTTCATGATTATGGATTGTTGTTGTGATGTGGTTTAGGTTGAGTTATGTGATTAGATATAAGTTttctattatatatatatagattttattACAGACTCAGAGTCCAGATtacatacaaaagaaaacaaagacaataaaataaaaaaaaaataaaaaaagtacaataaaaataaaaaacgactCCTAGCTATTCAGAAGGCAATCATACCAATGTCTCCAGAGTACAGATGAGTATTTTACTGCACTATATTTGATATTAGTCAACAGTATTATAATTCTATTATTAGACTCGTTTAAACGACAAATAAATTTATACATAAGCTTTCTTAAAACAGCCATCAAAGTGCTGACGCGAGCAGATACAAACAGTTCACTGGCACAGGTCCATCTGGGTTTATTTAACAAGAGTCTCAGTGCATCATTATAAGCCACCTTCAATCTTTGAAGactggcttttttaaaattgcaccaCAAATGTGCAGTATACAGTGATGTACAATATGACCTAAACAAGTTCAGTTTCACTTCATCAGAGCAGAATCCAAACTTAAGGATATTTGCCTGAGTGTATAACATTCGAACCTGACGGTAAATGTCCTCATCATCAGACAGATGGTCTGTCAACACATGGCCAAgatattttacttcatttgaGACATTCAATAAAATCCCAGACAATTTGAAATTTGGAAATACTCTATTTTTGTCCTCCTTAGTGCGACAGATCAAGATGATACTTTTTGATGGATTGAATTTGACATCAAGTAATTCACCATACGGTGAACAGACATTAAGCAGCTCCTGAAGACCAGCTGAACTTGGACTAAAAACCACTATGTCATCAGCatacattaaatgattaataatagtATCACCAACCATGCAGCCAGTTCTACACAGGTTTAGCTGCTTAGAGAGGTCattcatataaaaattaaacaacatagGAGATAAAATGCTTCCTTGTCTGACGCCATTGCCGACATGAAAGGATGCAGACACACAGTTGTCCCATTTCACCTGCATCGTTTGATTAGCAACCAGTAGGACAGACATCTTACTATATACTTAGGAACACCAGCTtggcacaattttaaaaatagttttctatgATTTACATGATCAAAAGCCTTAGTGGCGtctaaaaagcagaaaaaatgtagaatttttgCTGTTATAATTTTTCAGTAATTCTTTTAGGTCATATATACACATATCAGTGCCATGTTTGGACTTGAACCCAAATTGATTGTCAGTGGACATAACTATCTTTGCAAATTTTGGCAAAAGAATTAATTCAAAGACTTTAGACAGTGTACTAGCTAGGGCTATAGGTCTATAGTTATCAGAGCTGCCAATTTtaccagctttgtttttaatcacaggAAGTAGAAGAACATTCATTAAGGATTCAGGAATAAAACCATGCATAATAAAACCAGTGAAACACAAGGCAAGAAGAGGGACGACCTTTGAACTGGCAAATTTGAGATGTTCAGCTGAAATAAGATCCAGAACTATAGATTTATTTACAGACAATTCTTTAATTGCTTGATTGACCTCATGAGTTTTGATAGTTTCTACACTACTAACCTTGTCAACCTGGAAGGGTTCACTCTGTACACAGGTGAATAACTTGCTGTAGTGATGTTGCCAAAAATTCACAATCATATTCACCCCAGAAACACCATCAACAGTGAAAGGGAGA
This portion of the Xiphophorus hellerii strain 12219 chromosome 21, Xiphophorus_hellerii-4.1, whole genome shotgun sequence genome encodes:
- the LOC116711769 gene encoding activin receptor type-2B-like, which translates into the protein MRPDFSGSDCWMKHQNRFHSFLLFASRLDCVATEETPQVFFCCCEGNFCNQNFTHLPDLSSPVMEAPPTRALDILIYCLASAAMLSVVLLLAVWTYRCRKPPYGNVEDPGPVPASPLLGLKPLQLLELKARGRFGCVWKGQILNEYVAVKIFASQNQESWQSERDVFLTPGMRNHNILRFIAAERRGSELWLISEFHERGSLSDFLKANAVSWTELCHIAESMARGLAYLHEDIPHLRGDRHKPAVAHRDFKSKNVLLRSDLTAVIADFGLAVLFKPGQPPGETHGQVGTRRYMAPEVLEGAINFQRDAFLRIDMYAVGLVLWEAVSRCSAADGPLGQYLLPFEEEVGQHPTLEDLQDVVVHKKTRPAIKEFWLKHSGLAQVCVTAEECWDQDAEARLSAGCVEERISQIRRHAAGLAPPTSGTVPAVTVVTNHAA